The proteins below come from a single Melospiza georgiana isolate bMelGeo1 chromosome 4, bMelGeo1.pri, whole genome shotgun sequence genomic window:
- the RIBC2 gene encoding RIB43A-like with coiled-coils protein 2: MSGLGPQRELEEAAALERRRRRELLRRGRIFNARIRTIGIDKDALDAQVKERKIQEAAEKAEHERFAHHMKKNDKLMCLLEERQKNEIRDINRALTEFHKNFQGPETRREFDLNDPQALKKDRPARVSDDDPRCTVSGMQKFVGEDLNHDQRMKFQKEQIREWSLQQQKDLKNALADQKLADDLYDKFRIELDRKIMEEQRKEEESRRAVCAATKNFNKIQVAELDHKNELEKAQKMKDDMYEITCLLRGDFLSENPDQAIGPGGVLVDRWKGMTQEQLMAIREFQKEQVLEKQRAREQERRRDAEWDRQRVQAARTQLLWERHQQRQDQVQRRDLDAVNAGLSQEQRAKNIYLKEEEYSNIPTEEFYAQFNTTTR; encoded by the exons ATGAGCGGGCTGGGGCCGCAGCGGGAGCTGGAGGAGGCCGCCGCCCTGGagcgccggcggcggcgggagctgCTGCGGCGGGGCCGCATCTTCAACGCACGGATCCGCACCATAGGG attGATAAAGATGCATTGGATGCACAGGTCAAGGAGAGGAAAATtcaagaagcagctgaaaaagcagagCATGAAAGATTTG CTCATCACATGAAGAAAAATGACAAGCTCATGTGTCTGCTAGAAGAACgccagaaaaatgaaatcagaGACATCAATAGGGCTCTAACTGAATTCCATAAGAATTTTCAGGGGCCAGAAACAAGACGTGAATTTGACCTGAATGATCCACAAGCCCTAAAGAAAGACAGACCTGCTCGAGTCTCAGATGATGATCCTCGCTGTACTGTCTCTGGCATGCAGAAGTTTGTGGGTGAAGACTTAAACCATGATCAGAGGATGAAGTTTCAAAAGGAGCAAATAAGGGAGTGGTCTCTTCAGCAACAGAAAGACTTAAAAAATGCATTAGCTGACCAAAAATTGGCAG ATGATCTTTATGACAAGTTTAGGATTGAACTTGACCGAAAGATTATGgaagaacaaagaaaagaagaggaaagcagGCGTGCTGTTTGTGCAGCTACTAAAAATTTCAATAAAATCCAG GTTGCTGAACTAGATCACAAAAATGAATTGGAAAAGGCTCAAAAAATGAAAGATGATATGTATGAAATAACCTGCCTGCTTCGAGGAGATTTCCTTTCTGAAAACCCAGACCAAGCAATCGGTCCTGGGGGTGTGTTGGTGGATCGATGGAAGGGGATGACACAGGAGCAGCTGATGGCAATTCGTGAGTTCCAAAAGGAGCAAGTTCTGGAGAAACAG agagccagaGAGCAGGAGCGCCGAAGGGATGCGGAGTGGGACAGGCAGCGCGTGCAGGCTGCCAggacccagctgctctgggagcgGCACCAGCAGCGCCAGGACCAGGTGCAGCGCCGAGACCTGGATGCTGTCAATGCAGGGCTCTCTCAGGAGCAAAGAGCAAA gAACATTTATCTTAAAGAGGAAGAGTATTCAAATATTCCAACAGAGGAGTTTTATGCACAGTTTAATACAACCACCCGGTGA